In one Stenotrophomonas maltophilia genomic region, the following are encoded:
- a CDS encoding TonB-dependent receptor encodes MLNHKRSALSIALAVVLAPSLAAAQTTQSTTTPAGTAATNLDTVQVTGIRRGIENAIAIKQDATSVVEAISAEDIGKLPDVSIAESISRLPGLAAQRVAGRAQVISVRGLSPDFATTLLNGREVVSTGDNRGVEFDQYPSELVNGVTVYKTPDAALVGQGLSGTIDMQTARPLSFPDRVIAVSGRLQKSSLGDAANVDEFGNRFSASYIDQFFDKTLGIAIGYAHSDNPIQENQVGLYEPWTTQYTTDGKRPGVAAGTYFSDGIKALRRTGNNKRDGVMATIQFRPNNSWSSTFDAFHTEAEQIDTANQFELNLSNYNGNYLPGLLISNPQINADGTFTGGTASGVYPLVRGMYNKRKDKIDAFGWNNEFNFGSVKLVADLNYSKATRDELNLENNLQLTPMPQLDTVGVQIRQNGFSQISPGLNYSNPDALFLTNTIYGSGYGKVPKVEDRLKGGKLAATIALPEAMASWAPDLDIGVNYADRRKVKTQSEGNILLGAQGDANIAADLQYDPVNLGFAGLGTIPAWNVPAAVARYMTFDPVDNLDYLIPKSWTVQEKITTAWARLNINTDIGVVGVRGNIGVQMQRTDQSSDSRYWDASQPAGSNVQPYSDGRKYNDWLPSLNLAFMFPHEQTLRFAAAKQVARPRVDQMRAGLEFGVDTSTGRPGGSGGNPRLDPWRATALDLSYEKYFGEKAYVAAAIFYKDLKSYVYTQSVDNYDFSGLLGNYVPPPGMVVPVLPTGTFSTPVNGEGGTLRGLELTGSFPLEMLTDSLRGFGVQASATFNDSDIKILDPESASSVGTDPISLPGLSKRVYNFTAYFERNGFEARVSQRRRSDFIGEIGNFNGNRTLRYVVGENVTDAQISYTFSDSSALRGLTLLLQGSNLTNEPYRTYAGTKDRPLEYIEWGRTYVLGVNYKF; translated from the coding sequence ATGTTGAACCACAAGCGCAGCGCGCTGAGCATCGCGCTGGCCGTTGTCCTGGCGCCGTCACTGGCGGCAGCACAGACCACGCAGAGCACCACCACGCCGGCCGGCACCGCCGCCACCAACCTGGATACGGTGCAGGTCACCGGTATCCGCCGCGGCATCGAGAACGCGATCGCGATCAAGCAGGACGCCACCTCGGTGGTGGAAGCGATCTCCGCCGAGGACATCGGCAAGCTGCCCGACGTCAGCATTGCCGAATCCATCTCGCGCCTGCCCGGCCTGGCCGCGCAGCGCGTCGCCGGGCGTGCACAGGTGATCAGCGTGCGCGGCCTGTCCCCGGACTTCGCCACCACCCTGCTCAACGGCCGTGAGGTCGTCAGCACCGGCGACAACCGTGGCGTCGAGTTCGACCAGTATCCATCCGAGCTGGTCAACGGCGTGACGGTGTACAAGACGCCCGATGCGGCACTGGTCGGCCAGGGCCTGTCGGGCACCATCGACATGCAGACCGCCCGTCCGCTCAGCTTCCCCGACCGGGTGATCGCCGTCAGCGGGCGCCTGCAGAAGAGCTCGCTCGGCGATGCGGCCAACGTCGATGAGTTCGGCAACCGCTTCAGCGCCAGCTACATCGACCAGTTCTTCGACAAGACCCTGGGCATCGCCATCGGTTACGCGCACAGCGACAACCCGATCCAGGAAAACCAGGTCGGCCTGTACGAGCCGTGGACCACCCAGTACACCACGGACGGAAAACGTCCCGGCGTTGCTGCAGGCACCTATTTCTCCGACGGCATCAAGGCGCTGCGCCGTACCGGCAACAACAAGCGCGATGGCGTGATGGCCACGATCCAGTTCCGGCCCAACAACAGCTGGAGCAGCACCTTCGATGCATTCCACACCGAAGCCGAGCAGATCGACACCGCCAACCAGTTCGAACTGAACCTCAGCAACTACAACGGCAATTACCTGCCGGGCCTGCTGATCAGCAATCCGCAGATCAACGCCGATGGCACCTTCACCGGTGGTACCGCCAGCGGCGTGTACCCGCTGGTGCGCGGCATGTACAACAAGCGCAAGGACAAGATCGACGCGTTCGGCTGGAACAACGAATTCAACTTCGGCAGCGTCAAGCTGGTCGCCGACCTGAACTACTCCAAGGCCACGCGTGACGAGCTGAACCTGGAGAACAATCTGCAGCTCACGCCCATGCCGCAGCTGGATACGGTCGGCGTGCAGATCCGCCAGAACGGCTTCTCGCAGATCAGCCCGGGGCTGAACTACTCCAATCCCGATGCCCTGTTCCTGACCAACACCATCTATGGGTCCGGCTACGGCAAGGTGCCGAAGGTGGAAGATCGCCTGAAGGGCGGCAAGCTGGCGGCGACCATCGCCCTGCCCGAAGCGATGGCGTCGTGGGCACCGGACCTGGACATCGGCGTGAACTATGCCGATCGCCGCAAGGTCAAGACCCAGTCCGAGGGCAACATCCTGCTCGGTGCCCAGGGCGATGCCAACATCGCGGCGGACCTGCAGTACGATCCGGTGAACCTGGGCTTTGCCGGCCTCGGTACCATCCCGGCCTGGAACGTACCGGCGGCGGTCGCCCGCTACATGACCTTCGATCCGGTCGACAACCTGGACTACCTGATTCCCAAGTCGTGGACGGTGCAGGAGAAGATCACCACCGCCTGGGCGCGCCTGAACATCAACACCGACATCGGCGTGGTCGGCGTGCGCGGCAACATCGGCGTGCAGATGCAGCGCACCGATCAGAGTTCGGACTCCCGCTACTGGGACGCGTCGCAGCCCGCCGGCAGCAACGTGCAGCCCTACTCCGACGGCCGCAAGTACAACGACTGGCTGCCGAGCCTGAATCTGGCCTTCATGTTCCCGCACGAACAGACCCTGCGCTTCGCGGCAGCCAAGCAGGTCGCGCGCCCACGCGTGGACCAGATGCGCGCCGGCCTGGAGTTCGGCGTGGATACCTCCACCGGTCGCCCCGGCGGCAGCGGCGGCAATCCGCGGCTGGACCCGTGGCGCGCCACCGCGCTGGATCTGTCCTATGAGAAGTACTTCGGCGAGAAGGCCTACGTCGCTGCGGCGATCTTCTACAAGGACCTGAAGAGCTACGTCTACACGCAGTCGGTGGACAACTACGACTTCAGCGGGCTGCTCGGCAACTACGTGCCGCCGCCGGGCATGGTGGTGCCCGTGCTGCCGACCGGCACCTTCTCCACGCCGGTGAACGGTGAGGGCGGTACCCTGCGCGGCCTCGAGCTGACCGGTTCGTTCCCGCTGGAGATGCTCACCGACAGCCTGCGCGGCTTCGGCGTGCAGGCCAGTGCCACGTTCAACGACAGCGACATCAAGATCCTCGACCCGGAAAGCGCCTCCAGCGTGGGTACCGATCCCATCAGCCTCCCGGGCCTGTCCAAGCGTGTGTACAACTTCACCGCGTACTTCGAGCGCAATGGTTTCGAGGCCCGCGTGAGCCAGCGCCGTCGTTCGGACTTCATCGGTGAGATCGGCAACTTCAACGGCAACCGCACCCTGCGTTATGTGGTGGGCGAGAACGTGACCGATGCGCAGATCAGCTACACCTTCAGCGACAGCAGCGCCCTGCGCGGGCTGACCCTGCTGCTGCAGGGAAGCAACCTGACCAACGAGCCGTACCGCACCTACGCCGGCACCAAGGATCGCCCGCTGGAATACATCGAGTGGGGCCGCACCTACGTGCTGGGTGTGAACTACAAGTTCTGA
- a CDS encoding glycoside hydrolase family 97 protein: MPMSSSVVRAVFARIMGVALLGLATLAQAAPQITSVQSPGDVLKVSLVLDGGTARYRVERFGEAVVEDSRLGFELRDGRLDRDFILLGQQRRSVDETWEQPWGERRLTRNHFNELTVQLAETTGSKRRLDVVFRVYDDGLGFRYVFPEQPNLREAIIDDELTEFAIAADSTAWWIPAGEPIHYEYLYQRTPLREIPLVHTPMTLRSRDGLHVAIHEAALVDYAGMWLRRTDGQRLRAQLSPSAEGWKVRRALPFVTPWRTLQIADRAGSLVESDLILNLNEPNALGDVSWVKPAKYLGVWWSMHLDNESWATGPKHAATTAKTRKVIDFAAAHGFRGVLVEGWNPGWDGMWVGNGYDFDFTRATPDFDIEALSAYGLKKGVHLIGHHETGCAIEHYEAQLDAALDLYARLGVDQFKTGYVCDDGQVDRRNPSGGPLWREWHDGQFMARHHLHVVQEAARRHLSVNPHEPIKDTGLRRTYPNWISREGARGMEYNAWGQPPNPPEHEVNLVFTRMLAGPMDYTPGILSLKGRHGQAIPSTLARQLALYVVLYSPIQMAADLPEHYLQHREAFRFIEDVAVDWEQSRVLDGEVGDYVTIVRRDRNSRDWFLGSITDEHGRVLPVSLGFLEPGVRYRAEIYRDGDGADYRSNPFAFTRQTREVTSADALTLMLAPGGGQAIRFTPLE, encoded by the coding sequence ATGCCGATGTCATCCAGTGTTGTACGTGCGGTGTTCGCGCGAATCATGGGCGTTGCGCTGCTGGGCCTGGCCACGCTGGCGCAGGCCGCCCCCCAGATCACCAGCGTCCAATCGCCCGGCGACGTGCTCAAGGTCAGCCTGGTGCTGGACGGCGGCACCGCCCGCTACCGGGTGGAGCGCTTCGGTGAAGCCGTAGTGGAGGATTCCAGGCTTGGCTTCGAACTGCGCGATGGCCGCCTGGACCGGGATTTCATCCTGCTCGGGCAGCAACGACGCAGCGTCGATGAGACGTGGGAACAGCCGTGGGGGGAACGCCGCCTCACCCGCAACCACTTCAACGAGCTGACCGTGCAGCTGGCCGAAACCACCGGCAGCAAGCGCCGGCTGGATGTGGTGTTCCGCGTCTACGACGACGGCCTGGGCTTCCGCTATGTGTTCCCTGAGCAACCGAACCTGCGCGAAGCGATCATCGATGACGAGCTGACCGAATTCGCCATCGCGGCAGACTCCACAGCATGGTGGATCCCCGCCGGCGAACCGATCCACTACGAGTATCTCTACCAGCGTACGCCGCTGCGCGAGATCCCGCTGGTGCACACGCCGATGACGCTGCGCAGCCGCGATGGCCTGCACGTTGCGATCCATGAGGCTGCGCTGGTGGACTACGCCGGCATGTGGCTGCGCCGCACCGACGGCCAGCGCCTGCGCGCGCAGCTCTCGCCCTCGGCCGAAGGGTGGAAGGTGCGCCGTGCCCTGCCCTTCGTCACGCCCTGGCGCACGCTGCAGATCGCCGACCGCGCCGGCAGCCTGGTCGAGTCCGACCTGATCCTCAATCTCAACGAGCCCAATGCACTGGGCGATGTGAGCTGGGTGAAGCCGGCCAAGTACCTGGGCGTGTGGTGGTCGATGCACCTGGACAACGAAAGCTGGGCGACCGGACCGAAGCATGCGGCGACCACCGCCAAGACCAGGAAGGTGATCGATTTCGCCGCCGCGCACGGCTTCCGTGGCGTCCTGGTGGAGGGCTGGAATCCCGGCTGGGACGGCATGTGGGTGGGCAATGGCTACGACTTCGACTTCACTCGCGCCACGCCCGATTTCGACATTGAAGCGCTTTCGGCATATGGACTGAAGAAGGGCGTGCACCTGATCGGCCACCATGAAACCGGCTGTGCCATCGAACACTATGAGGCGCAGCTCGACGCCGCGCTGGACCTGTATGCGCGGCTGGGCGTGGACCAGTTCAAGACCGGCTACGTCTGCGACGACGGCCAGGTCGACCGCCGCAACCCGTCGGGTGGCCCGCTGTGGCGAGAGTGGCACGACGGCCAGTTCATGGCGCGCCACCACCTGCATGTCGTGCAGGAAGCCGCGCGCCGGCACCTGTCGGTGAATCCGCACGAGCCGATCAAGGACACCGGCCTGCGCCGCACCTATCCCAACTGGATCTCCCGCGAAGGCGCGCGCGGCATGGAGTACAACGCCTGGGGCCAGCCGCCGAACCCGCCCGAACACGAAGTCAATCTGGTGTTCACCCGGATGCTGGCCGGACCGATGGATTACACCCCCGGCATCCTCAGCCTGAAGGGCCGCCACGGCCAGGCCATCCCCAGTACCCTGGCACGTCAGCTGGCGCTGTACGTGGTGCTGTACAGCCCGATCCAGATGGCCGCCGATCTGCCCGAACACTACCTGCAGCATCGGGAGGCGTTCCGCTTCATCGAAGACGTGGCGGTGGACTGGGAGCAGAGCCGCGTGCTCGATGGTGAAGTGGGCGACTACGTGACGATCGTGCGCCGCGACCGCAACAGCCGTGACTGGTTCCTGGGCAGCATCACCGACGAGCATGGCCGCGTGCTGCCGGTGTCGCTGGGCTTCCTGGAGCCGGGCGTGCGCTACCGCGCGGAAATCTATCGCGATGGCGACGGTGCGGACTACCGCAGCAATCCGTTCGCGTTCACGCGGCAGACGCGTGAAGTGACCAGCGCCGATGCACTGACCCTGATGCTGGCGCCGGGCGGCGGGCAGGCCATTCGGTTCACGCCATTGGAGTGA
- a CDS encoding Six-hairpin glycosidase-like protein gives MLKIICLTAALGAALGTTAHAADLEFDGRHARAEAAAKGSFVLHTPNGAVPIAAAPMRSQTGSVMFDALFALAQQEMAQDRVDAIRDPAFDEGRPVPCDCFQTGARWPYVWTRDVSFAADLALARLDPQRTRQSLQFKLSAARDGRTPGLFVAQDTGSGGSWPISSDRVVWFLAARHLLDDPAFAEQVWQALQGTLAQDRAMVFDPQMGLYRGETSFLDWREQTYPDWTRENVRFIGDSYALSTNVLHYQALRLAEQMAAQRGDDRRAQYKAWADELAVRIDARFWRDDMGQYMSYIGEAAHPVPYAKVDLLGLSLGILADVLPEARARRALANYPMGPAGSPVVWPQEAQQPIYHNRAIWPFVSAYSLRAARQLDDAPRIAAEIRSLMQGAALAGSNMENYELVSQAVHVDEGALSGPVVNSERQLWSVAGYLAMVTEGVFGVQDDGRVQPKLPAALVPELFGTHPRITLEANGKRYVLERPQNVGDGLLVAGRTTTRGSTTTVQLVAAPAATGFAATTADANMRAPATPVAPQALRKGAGWNVPVAADQVLWKDGKAVTDSKGVARISDDGLQHCLSLTRRAGTLESLHSPMLCVGPQQVLKGEERWQFTSAKAGQVRLRLQYRNPNGPINTGVTAAVKQLVLQCPGQPLQRHTVAMPHSVAVQDSTSATFAVPKGPCTVALEEGFNMSALQHFAHYTGGKGGREGVLNQAQVKALTLAPVATAEDAR, from the coding sequence ATGCTGAAGATCATTTGCCTGACCGCTGCCCTGGGGGCAGCGCTGGGGACGACCGCGCATGCGGCCGACCTGGAATTCGACGGCCGCCATGCGCGTGCCGAAGCGGCTGCCAAGGGCAGCTTCGTGCTGCACACGCCGAACGGCGCTGTGCCGATTGCCGCCGCGCCGATGCGCAGCCAGACCGGAAGCGTGATGTTCGACGCGCTGTTCGCGCTGGCCCAGCAGGAGATGGCGCAGGACCGGGTCGATGCGATCCGCGACCCCGCCTTTGACGAAGGACGGCCGGTGCCATGCGACTGCTTCCAGACCGGCGCCCGCTGGCCCTACGTGTGGACCCGCGATGTCAGCTTCGCCGCTGACCTTGCGTTGGCGCGGCTGGATCCGCAGCGCACGCGTCAGTCGCTGCAGTTCAAGTTGTCGGCTGCCCGTGATGGGCGCACGCCCGGCCTGTTCGTCGCGCAGGATACCGGCTCCGGCGGCAGCTGGCCGATCAGCAGCGACCGTGTGGTGTGGTTCCTGGCCGCACGCCACCTGCTGGATGATCCTGCTTTTGCCGAACAGGTCTGGCAGGCGCTGCAGGGCACGCTGGCGCAGGACCGGGCGATGGTGTTCGACCCACAGATGGGCCTCTATCGCGGCGAAACCTCGTTCCTCGACTGGCGTGAACAGACGTATCCGGACTGGACCCGGGAGAACGTGCGCTTCATCGGTGATTCCTACGCGCTGTCCACCAACGTCCTGCACTACCAGGCACTGCGGCTGGCAGAGCAGATGGCCGCGCAGCGGGGCGATGATCGCCGTGCGCAGTACAAGGCGTGGGCCGATGAACTGGCGGTACGGATCGATGCGCGCTTCTGGCGCGACGACATGGGCCAGTACATGAGCTACATCGGTGAGGCGGCGCATCCGGTGCCCTACGCCAAGGTCGACCTGCTGGGCCTGTCGCTGGGCATCCTGGCCGACGTGCTGCCCGAGGCGCGGGCGCGCCGCGCGCTGGCGAACTACCCGATGGGGCCGGCCGGCAGCCCGGTGGTGTGGCCACAGGAAGCCCAGCAGCCGATCTACCACAACCGTGCGATCTGGCCGTTCGTCAGTGCGTATTCGCTGCGTGCTGCGCGACAGCTGGACGACGCGCCGCGCATCGCCGCCGAGATCCGCTCGCTGATGCAGGGGGCGGCACTGGCCGGTTCCAACATGGAAAACTACGAGCTGGTCAGCCAGGCCGTGCATGTGGACGAAGGCGCGCTGAGCGGGCCGGTGGTCAATTCAGAGCGCCAGCTGTGGTCGGTGGCCGGCTATCTGGCCATGGTCACCGAAGGCGTGTTCGGCGTGCAGGACGATGGCCGCGTGCAGCCCAAGCTGCCGGCCGCGCTGGTGCCGGAACTGTTCGGCACACATCCCCGTATCACGTTGGAAGCCAACGGCAAGCGCTATGTGCTGGAGCGCCCGCAGAACGTGGGCGATGGCCTGCTGGTGGCCGGCAGAACCACCACGCGTGGCAGCACCACGACGGTGCAGCTGGTCGCCGCCCCGGCAGCAACCGGTTTCGCTGCCACGACTGCGGATGCCAACATGCGTGCGCCGGCCACGCCGGTTGCGCCGCAGGCCCTGCGCAAGGGCGCGGGCTGGAACGTTCCGGTGGCAGCCGATCAGGTGCTGTGGAAGGACGGCAAGGCGGTCACCGACAGCAAGGGCGTGGCGCGCATCAGCGACGATGGCCTACAGCATTGCCTCAGCCTGACCCGGCGCGCAGGCACGTTGGAATCGCTGCACAGCCCGATGCTCTGCGTCGGTCCGCAGCAGGTGCTGAAGGGCGAGGAACGCTGGCAGTTCACCTCGGCCAAGGCCGGGCAGGTGCGCCTGCGCCTGCAGTACCGCAACCCGAACGGGCCGATCAACACCGGCGTCACGGCTGCGGTCAAGCAACTGGTGCTGCAGTGCCCGGGCCAGCCATTGCAGCGGCATACGGTTGCGATGCCGCACAGCGTGGCCGTGCAGGACTCGACCTCGGCAACGTTCGCTGTGCCCAAGGGGCCGTGCACGGTCGCGCTTGAAGAAGGCTTCAACATGAGCGCGCTGCAGCATTTCGCGCACTACACCGGCGGAAAGGGCGGGCGCGAAGGCGTGCTCAACCAGGCGCAGGTGAAGGCGCTGACGCTGGCGCCGGTCGCCACGGCGGAGGACGCACGATGA
- a CDS encoding MFS transporter yields the protein MNRPAKPQLSFWQIWNMCFGFLGIQFGFALQNANASRIFETLGADMESVPGLWIAAPLTGLLVQPVIGYLSDRTWTRWGRRRPFFMIGAVLTTLALLVMPNSPALWIAAGTLWVLDASINVSMEPFRAFVGDQLAPRQRPAGYAMQSFFIGVGAIVASFLPFILAHFGVANTAAAGEVPHTVRYAFYFGAAVLLAAITWTVVSTREYSPAELAGFDDAEPPAHHAAAAASGPAPWAQVALWLGAGVLLAAVIAARQGDRMLYVLAGLCAGYGVLLALARTLPQAHMLAAIVGDLRAMPVTMRRLAWVQFFSWFALFAMWIYTTAAVAGTHFGSTDPQSAAYNEGANWVGVLFGAYNGFAALAALLIPPMVRAIGLRWSHLVNLWLGGLGLISLMFIKDPTWLLLSMAGVGFAWASILSLPYALLSDSVPAAKMGIYMGLFNFFIVIPQLVAASALGFALREWLGGNPLHVLVLGGVSLFIAGLCVLRVPAHQESA from the coding sequence ATGAACCGCCCTGCCAAACCGCAGCTGTCGTTCTGGCAGATCTGGAACATGTGTTTCGGCTTCCTCGGCATCCAGTTCGGTTTTGCCCTGCAGAACGCCAACGCCAGCCGCATCTTCGAGACGCTTGGCGCGGACATGGAGTCGGTGCCCGGGCTGTGGATCGCCGCACCGTTGACCGGCCTGCTGGTGCAACCGGTGATCGGTTATCTCTCCGACCGCACGTGGACGCGCTGGGGCCGGCGTCGCCCGTTCTTCATGATCGGTGCGGTGCTGACAACGCTGGCCCTGCTGGTGATGCCCAACTCACCTGCCTTGTGGATCGCGGCGGGCACGTTGTGGGTGCTGGATGCTTCGATCAACGTATCGATGGAACCGTTCCGGGCCTTCGTGGGCGACCAGCTGGCACCGCGGCAGCGACCGGCCGGTTACGCGATGCAGAGCTTCTTCATCGGTGTCGGTGCCATCGTCGCCAGCTTCCTGCCGTTCATCCTGGCCCACTTCGGCGTGGCCAACACCGCCGCTGCCGGCGAGGTGCCGCATACAGTGCGCTACGCGTTCTATTTCGGTGCGGCAGTGCTGCTGGCGGCGATCACCTGGACCGTGGTCAGTACCCGCGAGTATTCACCGGCAGAACTGGCCGGGTTCGATGACGCCGAGCCGCCGGCGCACCATGCCGCCGCCGCTGCGAGTGGCCCCGCACCGTGGGCGCAGGTGGCGCTGTGGCTGGGTGCAGGCGTGCTGCTGGCCGCTGTGATCGCCGCGCGCCAGGGCGACAGGATGCTCTACGTGCTGGCGGGTCTCTGCGCGGGCTATGGTGTGCTTCTTGCGCTGGCCCGTACGCTGCCGCAGGCGCACATGCTGGCGGCGATCGTGGGTGATCTGCGGGCGATGCCGGTGACCATGCGCCGGTTGGCCTGGGTGCAGTTCTTCTCGTGGTTTGCGTTGTTTGCGATGTGGATCTACACCACCGCAGCGGTGGCCGGCACGCATTTCGGCTCCACCGACCCGCAGTCGGCGGCGTACAACGAGGGTGCCAACTGGGTCGGTGTGCTGTTCGGCGCCTACAACGGCTTCGCCGCACTGGCCGCCTTGCTGATCCCGCCGATGGTGCGCGCCATCGGCCTGCGCTGGAGCCACCTGGTGAACCTGTGGCTCGGCGGGCTGGGCCTGATCTCGCTGATGTTCATCAAGGACCCCACCTGGCTGCTGCTGTCCATGGCCGGCGTCGGCTTCGCCTGGGCCTCGATCCTGTCGCTGCCGTACGCCCTGCTGTCCGACAGCGTGCCGGCGGCGAAGATGGGCATCTACATGGGCCTGTTCAATTTCTTCATCGTCATTCCGCAGCTGGTCGCCGCCAGCGCGCTGGGCTTCGCACTGCGCGAGTGGCTGGGCGGAAATCCCCTGCACGTGCTGGTGCTGGGTGGAGTGAGTCTGTTCATTGCCGGGCTGTGCGTGCTTCGCGTGCCGGCCCATCAGGAGAGTGCGTGA
- a CDS encoding alpha-amylase family glycosyl hydrolase: MHVYSRMSLGLSLALLATAVQAASRPDYVGTLEPFASDAVYFVVTDRFVNGDPSNDHRDQGGSHRTFDIPVPCPDKVDGNIGYLGGDFRGVLDNADYIRQLGFGAVWITPIVDNPDEAFTGSKPISCTSTLTDRGKTGYHGYWGINFYKLDEHLPSKDLDFAGLTKGLHGAGLKVVLDIVGNHGSPAWTMPTRQPQFGQIFDKDGKLIADHQNLPPQKLDPKHNPLHAFYNTIGPVDSKEGSIFDGNLAELSDFNQNNPAVMDYLVGAYLQWTAQGVDALRIDTIGWLPHPWWHEFVNRIRAEHPNMFMFGEAFDYDASRIAEHTWPRNANVSVLDFPLRGALEQTFGTAGKGFETLAEPLHLTGGPYANPYELMSFYDNHDMPRLQASDNGFIDAHNWLFTARGIPVVYYGSETGFMRGRAEHAGNRAYFGQARVDAAPQSPIFAPLRRIAQLRQATPALQRGLQVNERLRGNEAVFFRVLQQGDVAQTALVLLNKGDKATVFQVERYLQAGRWRDALDGGLLQVDASLKAEVPAHGVKVYVLDASVQQPALQAELDRAMADQKARDQRLGR, encoded by the coding sequence ATGCATGTGTATTCCAGAATGTCGCTGGGGCTGTCGCTGGCCCTGCTCGCCACGGCGGTACAGGCCGCATCGCGCCCGGACTACGTGGGCACGCTCGAACCGTTCGCCAGCGATGCCGTGTACTTCGTGGTGACCGATCGTTTCGTCAACGGTGATCCGTCCAACGATCATCGCGATCAGGGGGGCAGCCACCGCACGTTCGACATTCCAGTGCCCTGCCCGGACAAGGTGGACGGCAACATCGGCTACCTCGGCGGCGACTTCAGGGGCGTGCTCGACAACGCCGACTACATCCGTCAGCTCGGCTTCGGTGCGGTGTGGATCACGCCGATCGTCGACAATCCGGATGAGGCGTTCACCGGCAGCAAGCCGATCAGCTGCACCAGCACGCTGACCGACCGCGGCAAGACCGGCTACCACGGTTACTGGGGCATCAACTTCTACAAACTCGACGAGCACCTGCCCAGCAAGGACCTGGACTTTGCAGGCCTGACCAAGGGCCTGCATGGTGCCGGCCTGAAGGTGGTGCTGGACATCGTCGGCAACCACGGTTCGCCGGCCTGGACCATGCCGACGCGGCAGCCGCAGTTCGGCCAGATCTTCGACAAGGATGGAAAGCTGATCGCCGACCACCAGAACCTGCCCCCGCAGAAGCTGGATCCAAAGCACAACCCGCTGCACGCGTTCTACAACACCATCGGCCCGGTCGACAGCAAGGAAGGCTCGATCTTCGATGGCAACCTGGCCGAGCTGTCCGACTTCAACCAGAACAACCCGGCGGTGATGGACTACCTCGTCGGCGCGTACCTGCAGTGGACCGCGCAGGGCGTGGACGCACTGCGCATCGATACCATCGGCTGGCTGCCGCACCCGTGGTGGCACGAGTTCGTGAACCGCATCCGTGCCGAGCATCCGAACATGTTCATGTTCGGCGAGGCCTTCGATTACGACGCCAGCAGGATTGCCGAGCACACCTGGCCGCGCAACGCCAATGTGAGCGTGCTCGACTTCCCGCTGCGTGGCGCGCTGGAACAGACCTTCGGTACCGCCGGCAAGGGCTTCGAGACGCTGGCCGAGCCGCTGCACCTGACCGGCGGCCCCTATGCCAATCCGTACGAGCTGATGAGCTTCTACGACAACCACGACATGCCACGCCTGCAGGCCAGCGACAACGGTTTCATCGACGCGCACAACTGGCTGTTCACCGCCCGTGGTATCCCGGTGGTCTACTACGGCTCGGAAACCGGCTTCATGCGGGGCCGTGCCGAGCATGCCGGCAACCGTGCCTACTTCGGCCAGGCGCGGGTGGATGCCGCACCGCAGAGCCCGATCTTCGCGCCACTGCGGCGCATCGCCCAGCTGCGCCAGGCCACCCCGGCGCTGCAGCGCGGCCTGCAGGTGAACGAGCGCCTGCGTGGCAATGAGGCGGTGTTCTTCCGTGTGCTGCAGCAGGGGGATGTGGCACAGACCGCATTGGTGCTGTTGAACAAGGGCGACAAGGCGACGGTTTTCCAGGTGGAGCGCTACCTGCAGGCGGGCCGCTGGCGCGACGCGCTGGACGGCGGTTTGTTGCAGGTGGATGCCTCCCTGAAGGCCGAAGTGCCCGCGCATGGCGTGAAGGTGTACGTGCTGGATGCCTCCGTGCAGCAGCCAGCGCTGCAGGCAGAGCTGGACAGGGCGATGGCCGACCAGAAGGCTCGGGACCAGCGTCTGGGACGGTGA
- a CDS encoding SseB family protein — protein MSDLAPQTPIETLLKAAMDGAVPIRAFMEAFVASEVLLLTGSLVTPDGSGFDPLLFDKQGTLHVAVFTDPSRVGIYSQQAEHQIRWLMLDVLRRVPGGYGVVINPGTSLGFEISPSGVGEILKDFAQG, from the coding sequence ATGTCCGACCTCGCCCCGCAGACCCCGATCGAAACCCTGCTGAAGGCGGCCATGGACGGGGCGGTGCCGATCCGCGCCTTCATGGAGGCCTTCGTCGCCTCCGAGGTGCTGCTGCTGACCGGCAGCCTGGTCACCCCCGACGGCAGCGGCTTCGACCCACTGCTGTTCGACAAGCAGGGCACGCTGCACGTGGCCGTGTTCACCGATCCATCGCGGGTGGGCATCTACAGCCAGCAGGCCGAACACCAGATCCGCTGGCTGATGCTGGACGTGCTGCGCCGCGTGCCGGGGGGCTACGGCGTGGTGATCAACCCGGGTACCTCGCTGGGCTTCGAGATTTCGCCCAGTGGCGTCGGCGAGATCCTGAAGGACTTCGCCCAGGGCTGA